Proteins from a genomic interval of Ramlibacter algicola:
- a CDS encoding ABC transporter substrate-binding protein — MSLNRRTFTRAAAGAAALAALPSVRAQGDRILLAQSAPFTGPSAQLGIQFHAGARLFFEQLNAQGGIHKRAVEIVKLDDGYEPDRCVENTRKLLAQDPVALFAYVGTPTSLAALPLATAAKTPFVAPFTGAMGLRQPFNRYAFHIRASYNDETALIVKNLANLGLKKVAVFYQNDAYGKAGLDGMQLALAAHDNKPVALATVERNSVEVAAAVKTLTAAAPEAIVQIGAYKACAAFIKAAKAAGYGGTFYNVSFVGTQALADELGKDGAGVVVSQVMPSPYNPARAIAREFVDAVKKAGGEYQANFSSMEGFLAAKVVAEGLRRGGKATREALVAGLESLGQQSIGGFNVSLSPTDHAASHFVELSMLTGDGRVRT; from the coding sequence ATGAGCCTGAATCGACGCACTTTCACCCGCGCCGCCGCCGGCGCCGCGGCCCTGGCCGCCCTTCCTTCGGTCCGCGCCCAGGGCGACCGCATCCTGCTGGCCCAGTCGGCGCCCTTCACCGGGCCTTCCGCCCAGCTGGGCATCCAGTTCCACGCCGGCGCCCGCCTGTTCTTCGAGCAACTCAATGCGCAAGGCGGCATCCACAAGCGCGCCGTCGAGATCGTGAAGCTGGACGACGGCTATGAGCCGGACCGCTGCGTGGAGAACACCCGCAAGCTGCTGGCCCAGGACCCGGTCGCCCTCTTCGCCTACGTCGGCACGCCGACCAGTCTCGCGGCCCTGCCGCTGGCCACCGCCGCCAAGACACCCTTCGTCGCGCCATTCACCGGCGCCATGGGCCTGCGCCAGCCGTTCAACCGCTACGCCTTCCACATCCGCGCCTCGTACAACGACGAGACGGCGCTGATCGTGAAGAACCTCGCCAACCTGGGCCTGAAGAAGGTCGCGGTCTTCTACCAGAACGACGCCTACGGCAAGGCCGGCCTCGACGGCATGCAGCTGGCGCTGGCGGCGCACGACAACAAGCCGGTGGCGCTGGCCACGGTGGAACGCAACTCGGTCGAAGTCGCCGCGGCAGTGAAGACGCTGACCGCGGCCGCCCCCGAAGCGATCGTGCAGATCGGCGCGTACAAGGCGTGCGCGGCGTTCATCAAGGCCGCCAAGGCCGCGGGCTACGGCGGCACGTTCTACAACGTGTCCTTCGTCGGCACGCAGGCGCTGGCCGACGAACTCGGCAAGGACGGCGCCGGCGTCGTGGTCTCGCAGGTGATGCCCTCGCCCTACAACCCGGCGCGTGCCATCGCGCGCGAGTTCGTCGACGCCGTGAAGAAGGCCGGCGGCGAGTACCAGGCCAACTTCTCCAGCATGGAAGGCTTCCTGGCCGCCAAGGTCGTCGCCGAAGGGCTGCGCCGCGGCGGCAAGGCCACGCGCGAAGCCCTCGTGGCCGGCCTCGAATCGCTGGGCCAGCAGTCCATCGGCGGCTTCAACGTGTCGCTCTCGCCGACCGACCACGCCGCTTCGCACTTCGTGGAGCTGTCGATGCTCACCGGCGACGGCCGCGTGCGCACCTGA
- a CDS encoding ATP-binding protein has translation MKPGRSIRFRLLLGAALVLVAFLAGVGVALQRAHADSSRTDRLARLQGTVYLLLAAAEVDGQGRLVMPPSLPEPRLALPGSGLYASVAVRGQAQGWHSESTVGQQLPFPPTAEVGRWDYADASGNGRRYLSVAYSVLYEARSQPVPLVLSVLEDAAALEREVAVFERTLWAWLAGAGLFLLLSQTLLLEWALDPLRRVTREIRRIEDGEQEEITGRYPAEIAALTDNLNTLVRQERERQSRYREALSYLAHSLKTPLAVLRTALGQPATLGTAVEEQVQRMDAIVQHQLGRGAASGATRFAPAIALAPIAQRVRESLEKVHAARNLRFAIDCPPNLRWRIDEGDAFEVFGNLLDNAAKWARSRITARVRRDGSRLLVRVEDDGPGFGDDPQAMLQMHVRGDETVPGHGVGLAIVRDIVASHHGQIALSRSALGGAQVDIALPQP, from the coding sequence ATGAAGCCCGGACGATCGATCCGGTTCCGTCTCCTTCTCGGCGCGGCCCTCGTGCTGGTCGCCTTCCTCGCCGGCGTCGGCGTCGCGCTGCAGCGCGCGCACGCGGACAGCAGCCGCACCGACCGCCTCGCGCGGCTGCAAGGCACCGTCTACCTGTTGCTCGCGGCCGCGGAAGTCGACGGCCAAGGTCGCCTGGTGATGCCGCCTTCCCTGCCGGAGCCGCGCCTCGCGCTGCCCGGCTCGGGGTTGTATGCGTCCGTCGCCGTCCGCGGCCAGGCGCAGGGGTGGCACTCCGAGTCCACCGTCGGCCAGCAGCTTCCCTTCCCGCCGACCGCCGAGGTCGGGCGCTGGGACTACGCCGACGCCTCCGGCAACGGCCGCCGCTACCTGTCGGTCGCGTACAGCGTGCTGTACGAAGCGCGCTCGCAACCCGTGCCGCTGGTCCTGAGCGTCCTCGAGGACGCGGCGGCACTGGAGCGCGAAGTGGCCGTCTTCGAGCGCACGCTGTGGGCCTGGCTGGCCGGCGCCGGCCTGTTCCTGCTGCTGTCGCAGACGCTGCTGCTCGAATGGGCGCTCGACCCGCTGCGGCGCGTGACGCGCGAGATCCGACGCATCGAGGACGGCGAGCAGGAAGAGATCACCGGCCGCTACCCGGCGGAGATCGCGGCGCTGACGGACAACCTGAACACGCTGGTGCGGCAGGAACGCGAGCGGCAGTCACGCTACCGGGAGGCGCTGAGCTACCTGGCGCACAGCCTGAAGACGCCGCTGGCGGTCCTGCGCACCGCGCTCGGGCAGCCGGCCACGCTGGGGACCGCCGTCGAGGAGCAGGTGCAGCGGATGGACGCGATCGTGCAGCACCAGCTCGGGCGTGGCGCGGCCAGCGGTGCCACGCGCTTCGCCCCCGCGATCGCGCTCGCGCCGATCGCCCAGCGCGTGCGCGAGTCGCTGGAGAAGGTGCATGCGGCCCGCAACCTCCGGTTCGCCATCGACTGCCCGCCGAACCTGCGCTGGCGCATCGACGAGGGCGATGCCTTCGAGGTGTTCGGCAACCTGCTGGACAACGCCGCCAAGTGGGCGCGCTCGCGCATCACGGCGCGCGTGCGGCGCGACGGTTCGCGGCTGCTCGTGCGCGTCGAGGACGACGGCCCCGGCTTCGGCGACGACCCGCAGGCGATGCTGCAGATGCACGTGCGCGGCGACGAGACCGTGCCCGGCCACGGCGTCGGGCTGGCCATCGTGCGCGACATCGTCGCCAGCCACCATGGCCAGATCGCGCTGTCGCGCTCGGCCCTGGGCGGCGCGCAGGTCGACATCGCACTTCCGCAACCCTGA
- a CDS encoding response regulator transcription factor: MRLLLVEDDAALRTGLARQLEADGYRVDVAADGEDGLFQAREYPVDLLVVDLGLPKMNGLAVVQKLRAEGRTLPILVLTARTSWQDKVTGLEAGADDYLAKPFEYPELAARIKALLRRSLKATSDVLVFGPLSIDFAAQAATLNGKPLELTTFEYRVLESLVRERPKVVSKQALADYLYPHDEDRDSNVLEVLIARLRRKLDPDGTLVPIETLRGRGYRFTLG; the protein is encoded by the coding sequence ATGCGGCTGCTGCTGGTCGAGGACGACGCCGCGCTGCGCACCGGGCTGGCCCGCCAGCTCGAGGCCGACGGCTACCGCGTCGACGTCGCCGCCGACGGCGAGGACGGCCTGTTCCAGGCGCGCGAGTACCCGGTCGACCTGCTGGTCGTCGACCTCGGCCTGCCGAAGATGAACGGGCTGGCGGTCGTGCAGAAGCTGCGCGCCGAAGGCCGCACGCTGCCGATCCTGGTGCTGACAGCGCGCACGTCGTGGCAGGACAAGGTGACGGGCCTGGAAGCCGGCGCCGACGACTACCTGGCCAAGCCGTTCGAATATCCCGAGCTCGCCGCCCGCATCAAGGCGCTGCTGCGCCGCTCGCTCAAGGCGACCTCGGACGTGCTGGTGTTCGGCCCGCTGTCGATCGACTTCGCCGCGCAGGCCGCCACGTTGAACGGCAAGCCGCTGGAACTCACCACCTTCGAGTACCGCGTGCTCGAGTCGCTGGTGCGCGAGCGGCCCAAGGTCGTGAGCAAGCAGGCGCTGGCGGACTACCTGTACCCGCACGACGAGGACCGCGACAGCAACGTGCTCGAGGTGCTGATCGCGCGCCTGCGGCGCAAGCTCGACCCCGACGGCACGCTCGTGCCGATCGAGACGCTGCGCGGGCGCGGCTACCGCTTCACCCTGGGATGA
- a CDS encoding PepSY domain-containing protein — MRSLAARLSCALMLALSMPAWADIGPDRAAAVARQQVDGRVLSVERVQSGSRVMYRVKILTARGEVRVVMVDGG, encoded by the coding sequence ATGCGTTCCCTCGCTGCCCGCCTGTCCTGCGCGCTGATGCTGGCGCTCTCCATGCCCGCCTGGGCCGACATCGGCCCCGACCGCGCCGCGGCCGTCGCGCGCCAGCAGGTCGATGGCCGCGTGCTCTCCGTCGAGCGCGTGCAGTCCGGCAGCCGCGTGATGTACCGCGTGAAGATCCTCACCGCCCGCGGCGAGGTGCGCGTTGTGATGGTCGACGGCGGCTGA
- the upp gene encoding uracil phosphoribosyltransferase: MSQVHVIEHPLVQHKLSLMRKKEASTNSFRRLLGELSSLMAYEVTRDMPMQDVEIDTPLERMKARVIDGKKLVFVSILRAGSGILDGMLTVVPGARVGHIGLYRDPKTLVAVEYYFKMPDHMDERDVVVVDPMLATGNSAIAAVERLKELKPKSIKFVCLLTCPEGVQAMQKAHPDVPIYTAAIDRQLNEHGYILPGLGDAGDRIFGTK, encoded by the coding sequence ATGTCCCAGGTCCACGTCATCGAGCACCCGCTGGTGCAGCACAAGCTCTCCCTCATGCGCAAGAAGGAGGCCAGCACGAACAGCTTCCGGCGGCTGCTGGGCGAGCTGTCGTCGCTGATGGCCTACGAGGTCACGCGCGACATGCCGATGCAGGACGTCGAGATCGACACGCCGCTGGAACGCATGAAGGCGCGCGTCATCGACGGCAAGAAACTGGTCTTCGTCTCTATCCTGCGCGCCGGCAGCGGCATCCTCGACGGCATGCTGACCGTGGTGCCCGGCGCGCGCGTCGGCCACATCGGCCTGTACCGCGATCCCAAGACGCTGGTCGCGGTGGAGTACTACTTCAAGATGCCGGACCACATGGACGAACGCGACGTCGTCGTGGTCGACCCCATGCTGGCCACCGGCAATTCGGCCATCGCGGCGGTCGAACGGCTCAAGGAACTGAAGCCCAAGTCGATCAAGTTCGTCTGCCTGCTCACCTGCCCCGAGGGCGTGCAGGCGATGCAGAAGGCGCACCCGGACGTGCCGATCTACACCGCCGCCATCGACCGGCAGCTGAACGAGCACGGCTACATCCTCCCCGGGCTGGGCGACGCGGGCGACCGCATCTTCGGCACCAAGTGA
- a CDS encoding DUF1688 family protein: MTDPTGFVRERSRGETAAALLRTTTAVRDRCGQLLDRARVGQSQWFTVDDGRLREAATAIIRSIRRRAGSHATPYSRWRHLEAGRVDGRAELHRLLGDVAPQVRAHALVDLAVVTVLLDVPADGSWKYVEPATGTTLHGPEATAVAAFHAFTAGLFSSDKLRPLQVDAQALRALPTDGLLQALQVREGNALPGLNTRAVLLRRLGEVMAEQPEVFTDDARPSGLFDLLVGDEGGIAHSADVDAHDILSQLLVSLSPIWPVGHSIGGVPLGDCWRHSAVRGDGASDGWVPFHALSQWLTYSLLEPFEWSGVQVRGIDRLTALPGQHEGGLLLDAGVLRLREPDAARQAWHPGDEIVVEWRALTVALLEELAGTVRGDLGASGGGLPLSVVVGGAADAGLDCARREREGRTALLVQAEAPLA, from the coding sequence ATGACAGATCCCACCGGATTCGTGCGCGAGCGCTCCCGCGGCGAGACCGCCGCCGCCCTGCTGCGCACGACCACCGCCGTCCGGGACCGCTGCGGCCAGCTGCTGGACCGCGCCCGCGTCGGCCAGTCCCAGTGGTTCACGGTCGACGACGGCCGCTTGCGCGAAGCCGCGACCGCGATCATCCGCTCGATCCGCCGCCGCGCCGGCTCCCACGCCACTCCCTACAGCCGTTGGCGGCATCTCGAAGCCGGCCGCGTCGACGGCCGCGCCGAACTGCACCGGCTGCTCGGCGACGTCGCGCCGCAGGTGCGCGCCCACGCGCTGGTCGACCTGGCTGTCGTGACCGTGCTCCTGGACGTGCCGGCGGACGGCTCGTGGAAGTACGTCGAACCGGCCACCGGCACTACCTTGCACGGCCCCGAAGCGACGGCCGTCGCGGCCTTCCACGCCTTCACCGCCGGCCTGTTCTCCAGCGACAAGCTGCGGCCGCTCCAGGTCGACGCGCAGGCACTGCGCGCGCTGCCCACCGATGGCCTGCTGCAGGCGCTGCAGGTGCGCGAAGGGAACGCGCTGCCTGGCCTGAACACGCGCGCCGTGCTGCTTCGGCGGCTCGGTGAGGTGATGGCCGAACAGCCCGAGGTGTTCACCGACGACGCACGTCCCTCCGGCCTCTTCGACCTGCTGGTCGGCGACGAGGGCGGCATCGCGCACTCGGCGGACGTCGACGCGCACGACATCCTCTCGCAGCTGCTCGTGTCGCTGTCGCCGATCTGGCCGGTCGGCCACAGCATCGGCGGCGTGCCGCTCGGGGACTGTTGGCGGCATTCCGCAGTGCGCGGGGACGGCGCGTCCGACGGCTGGGTGCCGTTCCACGCCCTGTCGCAGTGGCTCACGTATTCGCTGCTGGAGCCGTTCGAGTGGTCGGGCGTGCAGGTACGCGGCATCGACCGCCTCACCGCCCTGCCCGGCCAGCATGAAGGCGGACTGCTGCTCGACGCGGGCGTGCTGCGCCTGCGTGAGCCCGACGCCGCGCGGCAGGCCTGGCATCCGGGCGACGAGATCGTGGTCGAGTGGCGCGCCCTGACCGTCGCGCTGCTGGAGGAGCTGGCCGGGACGGTGCGCGGCGACCTCGGCGCTTCCGGCGGCGGACTGCCGCTGTCGGTTGTCGTCGGCGGCGCCGCCGATGCGGGGCTGGACTGCGCGCGGCGCGAGCGCGAAGGCCGCACCGCGTTGCTGGTGCAGGCCGAGGCACCGCTGGCCTGA
- a CDS encoding type VI secretion system-associated FHA domain protein: protein MSYLLHFTGPSFEQTITLKPKTPAVVVGRDPEAAVYLPDTERLISRRHLSIDWCEEGARIQVLSANGINTDRGDYFSGDEVVLGDGESGRLGPFSLVVEALSDAGDATSFAGMGSRPVPVGPVTRSAAPEPAPAKDPWADLLQEWSGDAPAPTPTAAPRVVQPVDDPFSSSTSWRIDDPGAFGSTSAFTASGAFAQVHPDAPVAASVQQPAASPAPSTPERLALQSLCRGLGVELPAGQVNFDWERFGIQVREVVECLGEHLATRVAARRDLKAEDRTMIGSKVANPLKTGMQTKELLQYLLLMPDGTGGFVPSRQALAEASAEAKAHEAAVRVAARSLAEGAIKDFDPARLRTSLLKGKLSIASVVDTARLWDLYTGFYEKNGERMPQWVDHLFNRHYMAGYLREMERLRRAAQPVPPQRDH, encoded by the coding sequence GTGTCGTACCTGCTTCACTTCACCGGTCCCTCGTTCGAGCAGACCATCACGCTCAAGCCGAAGACGCCGGCCGTCGTCGTCGGCCGCGACCCGGAAGCCGCCGTCTACCTGCCGGACACCGAGCGCCTGATCTCGCGCCGGCACCTCTCGATCGACTGGTGCGAAGAAGGCGCGCGCATCCAGGTGCTGTCCGCCAACGGCATCAACACCGACCGCGGCGACTACTTTTCCGGCGACGAAGTGGTGCTCGGCGACGGCGAATCGGGCCGGCTCGGCCCGTTCAGCCTCGTGGTCGAAGCGCTCTCGGACGCCGGCGACGCCACCAGCTTCGCCGGCATGGGCTCGCGTCCCGTTCCCGTCGGCCCGGTCACGCGCTCCGCGGCGCCGGAGCCCGCGCCGGCCAAGGACCCGTGGGCCGACCTGCTGCAGGAGTGGTCCGGCGACGCGCCGGCTCCCACTCCGACCGCCGCACCGCGCGTCGTGCAGCCGGTGGACGACCCGTTCTCATCGTCGACGTCGTGGCGCATCGACGACCCGGGCGCATTCGGCAGCACGAGCGCGTTCACCGCGTCGGGCGCCTTCGCGCAGGTCCATCCGGACGCTCCCGTTGCCGCTTCGGTGCAGCAGCCGGCTGCTTCACCCGCGCCGTCCACGCCTGAGCGCCTCGCATTGCAATCGCTGTGCCGCGGCCTGGGCGTCGAGCTGCCCGCCGGCCAGGTGAACTTCGACTGGGAGCGCTTCGGCATCCAGGTGCGGGAGGTCGTCGAGTGCCTGGGCGAGCACCTCGCCACGCGCGTCGCGGCGCGCCGCGACCTGAAGGCCGAGGACCGCACCATGATCGGCTCCAAGGTGGCCAATCCGCTGAAGACCGGCATGCAGACGAAGGAGCTTCTGCAGTACCTGCTGCTGATGCCCGATGGCACGGGCGGCTTCGTCCCGTCGCGCCAGGCGCTGGCCGAAGCATCGGCGGAGGCGAAGGCGCACGAGGCCGCGGTGCGCGTGGCCGCCAGGTCGCTGGCCGAAGGCGCGATCAAGGACTTCGATCCCGCGCGGCTGCGCACCAGCCTGCTCAAGGGCAAGCTGAGCATCGCCTCGGTGGTGGACACCGCGCGGCTGTGGGACCTCTACACGGGCTTCTACGAGAAGAACGGCGAGCGCATGCCGCAGTGGGTCGACCACCTGTTCAACCGCCACTACATGGCGGGCTACCTGCGCGAGATGGAACGGCTGCGCCGCGCCGCCCAGCCGGTGCCGCCGCAGCGCGACCATTGA
- a CDS encoding ShlB/FhaC/HecB family hemolysin secretion/activation protein, with protein sequence MQLPQPRQAASYNESVKVTPAAFRLQGNTLYPESVLLPLTQDFVGKPTDMEGLLKAAQAVRRYYRERGYLLTEAYLPEQQFAATGGTVVIQILEARVGKVTVRADDAGVSESLASSIVNRYLKPGDPISEYSLEKPVLLLRDLVGFDATAAVQPGAKAGEGDITVIVKSSGPKVDGLVGVDNFGARSAGQNRAYATANWNNPTGRGDVLSVRVQAADRKDSELYRLAYSTTLTSAATKVGVSAMRTEYSLGKQFEALGATGDATIYSLNFTQPFIRSRTRSVLGALTFERKDLNDSTTTPFTSSSKRINSVRASVLGNFVDEALGSSFNSYSINFTSGKLDIDATNLAFDQSATTGLQTAGSFSKVNVDYLRTTFLSARGRLSALVQAQFASKNLTSAEKLGLGGPNGVRGYPVGEGVGDTGAIVNLEYRHQLTDLVGKLPLSASVFYDWGHIKYNESGVPAALAATTPENDTLSSAGFGVQLGNFGDWLVSTQLAWRLNRAPSSDPDRHPRVWLSLQKWL encoded by the coding sequence GTGCAGCTGCCCCAGCCCCGCCAGGCCGCCTCGTACAACGAATCCGTCAAGGTCACTCCGGCGGCGTTCCGCCTCCAGGGCAACACCCTCTACCCCGAAAGCGTCCTGCTGCCGCTGACGCAGGACTTCGTCGGCAAGCCCACCGACATGGAAGGCCTGCTGAAGGCCGCCCAGGCCGTGCGCCGCTACTACCGCGAACGCGGCTACCTGCTGACCGAGGCCTACCTGCCGGAGCAGCAGTTTGCGGCGACTGGCGGCACCGTCGTCATCCAGATCCTGGAAGCGCGCGTCGGCAAGGTGACCGTGCGGGCGGACGACGCCGGCGTGTCCGAATCGCTGGCCTCGTCCATCGTCAACCGCTACCTGAAGCCGGGTGACCCGATCTCCGAGTACTCGCTCGAGAAGCCGGTGCTGCTGCTGCGCGACCTGGTGGGCTTCGACGCCACCGCCGCCGTCCAGCCGGGTGCCAAGGCGGGCGAGGGCGACATCACGGTGATCGTGAAGTCCTCGGGCCCGAAGGTCGACGGCCTCGTCGGCGTGGACAACTTCGGCGCACGCAGCGCTGGCCAGAACCGCGCGTACGCCACGGCCAACTGGAACAACCCCACCGGCCGCGGCGACGTCCTCAGCGTGCGCGTGCAGGCGGCCGACCGCAAGGATTCCGAGCTGTACCGGCTGGCCTACAGCACCACGCTGACCAGCGCCGCCACCAAGGTCGGCGTCAGCGCGATGCGCACCGAGTATTCGCTCGGCAAGCAGTTCGAGGCGCTCGGCGCCACCGGCGACGCCACGATCTACAGCCTGAACTTCACGCAGCCCTTCATCCGCTCGCGCACCCGCAGCGTGCTGGGCGCGCTGACGTTCGAGCGCAAGGACCTGAACGACAGCACCACGACGCCGTTCACCAGTTCGTCCAAGCGCATCAACTCCGTGCGCGCCAGCGTGCTGGGGAACTTCGTCGACGAGGCGCTCGGCTCCTCGTTCAACAGCTACTCGATCAACTTCACCAGCGGCAAGCTCGACATCGACGCCACGAACCTGGCGTTCGACCAGAGCGCCACCACCGGCCTGCAGACGGCCGGCTCGTTCTCGAAGGTGAACGTCGACTACCTGCGCACGACGTTCCTGTCGGCGCGCGGCCGCCTGAGCGCCCTGGTGCAGGCGCAGTTCGCCAGCAAGAACCTGACGTCCGCCGAGAAGCTGGGCCTGGGCGGCCCGAACGGCGTCCGCGGCTACCCGGTCGGCGAAGGCGTGGGTGACACCGGCGCCATCGTCAACCTGGAATACCGCCACCAGCTCACCGACCTGGTCGGCAAGCTGCCGCTGTCGGCCAGCGTGTTCTACGACTGGGGCCACATCAAATACAACGAGTCGGGCGTTCCGGCGGCCCTGGCCGCCACCACCCCCGAGAACGACACCCTCAGTTCCGCCGGTTTCGGCGTGCAGCTGGGCAACTTCGGCGACTGGCTCGTTTCGACCCAGCTCGCCTGGCGCCTGAACCGCGCCCCGTCGTCCGACCCGGACCGCCATCCGCGCGTCTGGCTGTCGCTGCAGAAGTGGCTGTGA